A single region of the Lotus japonicus ecotype B-129 chromosome 4, LjGifu_v1.2 genome encodes:
- the LOC130713280 gene encoding uncharacterized protein LOC130713280, producing the protein MTSWVDELANMFKLLPAFIVCRFKCVGKLFDYTTNPKFCAEQASHMLSLGDQHIFTSPGSHIIYDSGIHLLHLLHNGPSDGVPKDFLDFIEQSGQIISSWNGLVVVRCRRKNPFSYFICNPVTSSWTPLTSPCPNYYVEGTLNIIIIPSSTPTANDYRLLSMIRGPSIFKHYYVLKEYNPVGDYWQVINPNMGLGDRNVILGQPAIVNNWLYFMSDNYEYNFFGSDRFYLPYVVAYSLHDHTSVLLDLPIEVLQEPFDGKFGVYTWGSRWTSRECLCLVRFINSSFSVWTCADSTSVIATWVQILHITKDELGLSGESFSLFSMYVEPIRNHYTVVNGDCLIFATRDKIYAYNINGPYPWKFCQVGINESRTNVILVPYSSTFRIVHRGHSSSFKEFLANNLIRR; encoded by the coding sequence ATGACCTCCTGGGTTGATGAACTGGCCAACATGTTCAAGCTTTTACCGGCCTTCATTGTATGTAGGTTTAAGTGTGTAGGGAAACTATTCGACTACACCACGAACCCCAAATTTTGTGCAGAACAAGCAAGTCATATGCTGTCACTTGGGGATCAGCATATCTTCACGTCTCCGGGCTCTCACATAATATATGATTCAGGGATCCACCTACTTCATTTATTACACAACGGGCCTTCTGATGGCGTTCCAAAGGACTTTTTGGATTTCATTGAACAGTCTGGCCAGATCATTTCATCGTGGAATGGATTAGTTGTGGTTCGTTGTAGGCGGAAAAACCCATTCAGTTATTTCATCTGTAATCCTGTAACCAGTTCGTGGACTCCCCTCACCTCACCGTGCCCTAATTACTATGTTGAAGGTACTCTCAATATAATTATCATCCCATCTTCGACTCCGACTGCCAATGACTACCGCTTGCTTTCAATGATCCGAGGCCCTTCGATTTTCAAACACTATTATGTCTTAAAGGAGTACAACCCTGTAGGGGACTACTGGCAAGTAATTAACCCAAACATGGGTTTGGGCGACCGTAATGTCATTCTTGGTCAACCAGCAATTGTTAATAATTGGCTATATTTTATGTCTGATAATTATGAATACAACTTCTTCGGATCCGATCGCTTCTATTTGCCATACGTAGTGGCCTACTCACTCCATGATCATACATCTGTCCTGTTGGACCTTCCAATTGAGGTTCTCCAGGAACCCTTCGACGGGAAGTTTGGGGTTTACACATGGGGATCTAGATGGACTTCGAGAGAGTGTCTATGTCTCGTAAGGTTTATCAACTCTTCGTTCTCTGTGTGGACTTGTGCAGACTCGACTTCTGTAATTGCTACTTGGGTTCAAATTCTTCATATTACCAAGGATGAACTAGGGCTGTCTGGTGAaagtttttctctcttctctatgtACGTGGAACCCATAAGAAATCACTACACTGTTGTCAATGGAGACTGCTTAATCTTTGCCACCAGAGATAAAATTTATGCTTACAACATAAACGGCCCTTATCCGTGGAAATTTTGTCAAGTTGGGATAAATGAATCCAGGACAAATGTGATCTTGGTTCCGTACTCCAGTACATTTCGGATTGTCCATCGTGGTCATTCGTCTTCCTTTAAAGAGTTTCTTGCAAACAACTTGATTAGAAGATAA